Proteins from one Cyprinus carpio isolate SPL01 chromosome B15, ASM1834038v1, whole genome shotgun sequence genomic window:
- the LOC122139871 gene encoding uncharacterized protein LOC122139871, which yields MEAGQRVQPNLSRNTVASVIRTFHRENRIEGRGHQGMFTRAQEAAIVNMVLANNCIRLREIQASIINDDNIFNNIQRVSLSTLGRILKKNQIYMKQLYQVPFDRNSERVKHLCNEYVERVLQMDAAEIQHEFIYVDEAGFNLVKTRRVRNVIGYRAITNVPGQRGDNITLCAAITQNRVLHHHANLGPYNGNLILPFLDRLHEIVTALNQVDQMHYIVVWDNVSFHRVALVQNWFHDHPDFEVLYLPPYSPFLNPIEEFFSAWQWKVYDLRPYDHLPLIQAMEQACDHIEAASVQGWIRHTRRFFQRCLANEDTACDVDEILWPDSARRRDDECSVKLAAIVSDH from the exons ATGGAAGCTGGACAAAGAGTTCAACCAAATCTCAGCAGAAATACTGTTGCGTCAGTAATTCGGACATTTCATCGAGAAAACAG gatTGAGGGTCGAGGACACCAAGGTATGTTCACTCGTGCACAAGAGGCCGCCATTGTGAACATGGTTTTGGCCAATAATTGTATCAGGCTACGAGAAATCCAAGCCAGTATCATCaatgatgacaatattttcaATAACATCCAACGAGTCTCTCTGTCGACATTAGGTCGAATCCTCAAGAAAAATCAAATATACATGAAGCAACTGTATCAGGTACCATTTGACAGAAATTCAGAGAGAGTGAAACATCTGTGCAATGAGTATGTGGAG AGAGTCCTGCAAATGGATGCTGCAGAAATTCAACATGAATTTATATATGTGGATGAGGCTGGATTTAACCTTGTGAAAACAAGAAGAGTGAGAAATGTAATTGGATACAGGGCAATCACCAATGTGCCAGGGCAGCGAGGGGATAACATCACCCTTTGCGCTGCTATTACACAAAATAGGGTCCTCCACCACCATGCAAATCTGGGACCCTATAATGGAAATCTAATACTTCCATTTCTTGACAGATTGCATGAGATTGTCACAGCATTAAACCAAGTGGACCAGATGCATTACATTGTCGTTTGGGACAATGTCTCATTTCATCGGGTTGCTCTGGTCCAGAACTGGTTCCATGATCACCCTGATTTTGAAGTTTTATACCTTCCCCCATACTCCCCCTTCCTGAATCCTATAGAAGAATTTTTTTCAGCGTGGCAGTGGAAGGTATATGACCTGCGGCCTTATGACCATTTGCCCCTCATTCAGGCCATGGAGCAGGCCTGTGATCATATCGAAGCAGCTTCTGTGCAGGGGTGGATTCGTCACACGAGGCGATTCTTCCAAAGGTGCCTTGCCAATGAAGACACAGCCTGTGATGTGGATGAAATCTTATGGCCTGATTCAGCCAGACGGAGAGATGATGAATG CAGTGTGAAACTGGCTGCAATAGTGTCTGATCAT
- the LOC109103333 gene encoding cytochrome c oxidase subunit 7A2, mitochondrial has protein sequence MKNKVPDRQKVFLEDNGLPVHIKGGSTDVLLYRLTMTITLAGTGFSCYWLLLACMPKSKA, from the exons ATGAAAAACAAGGTGCCTGACAGACAGAAGGTTTTCCTG GAGGATAACGGTCTGCCGGTTCACATTAAAGGAGGCTCTACTGATGTCCTTCTGTACCGTTTGACCATGACCATCACATTAGCAG GCACTGGCTTTTCCTGTTACTGGTTGCTGTTGGCATGTATGCCCAAGAGTAAAGCATAA